Within the Streptomyces sp. NBC_00554 genome, the region AGGGCGAGTCACCGGCGTTTCGGCGCTGGGGACCACCGCGGGCAACGCGATCACGTGGCAGGCCTCTTCGAAGGACGTCGACCACTACGAGGTGTGGGCGGCCCCCGTAGGACAGCAGGACCTGGACGGACCCGCGTTCGTCTTCGAAACGTCCTACACGGACCCCATCGCAGACGCGGGGACGGCCTACGGGTACACCCTCCAGGCCGTCGACGGCTCCGGGAACATTTCCCCGATCTCCGAGCCTGTGACGGTCACACGCCCCGTGGCGTCCACCGCGCCCGTCCCGTCCGCGGTCAAGGGCACACCCGCCGACGCCTTCACCAACGTCACGTGGACTGCGGCGGAGGATCCCGACGCGGTGGTCACCGGGTTCCACGTCTACCGTCGTACTTCCCCCAACGGCGCCTGGGCCCTGGTGGCCGGCGCGGGGGCGTCGGCCACGTCCTACGAGGACCGTTCCGCTCCGAAGGGGAACGCGTACTACTACGTCGCCGGCGTCGACAGCAACGGCGCCGACTCGGAGCCGTCCGAGGCGGCCGTCGTAGACCGGCTCACGCCTGCCACCGCGACCGGGCCGCTCGCGCCGCAGCTGACGCTGGTCTCGTCGGGATCCACCCGTTCCCCGATCCAGGTCGGGATCAAGCCCGGCGCCGGTGACGAAGGCCGGCTGCTGAGCCACTACTCCTGGAACATCTCCGGCGCCTGCGGTGACAGCGGCCTCGGCGGGAGGACAACGACCTCCACCATCGCCTGGACCCCTCCGTACAGCGGCCCTTGCATGGTCAGCGTGTTCGCCGTGGACGCGTACGGGCGCACCGGCGAGAAGGGTTCCTGGCTGGAGTTCACGGTCGGCCGCTGACCAGGAGGCGCCGGCGGCCCGCAAGCCAACGGCGCGCGAAGATCCGTACAACCAAGTCGCTTCCTCGTCGGTCCTGATCGTCAACGGCTTTGCCTGCCGTTGACGATCAGGCTTGTTCAGGACCGAAGGAACGCATGAACCCAGCAAGACGCACGACGGCCACGGTTGCCACCGCCCTCGTGCTCGCCACCGCGGGCGGCCTGCTCATAGCCGCCCCCGCCTCCGCCGCGACGACCTGCGCATCGCCGGTCTACAAGCGGCAGTTCTTCGCCAACACCACCTTCTCCGGTACGCCGAAGAAGACGGACTGCGACACCGCGATCGACCAGAACTGGGGCACCGCCGCCCCCGCTTCCGGTCTCCCGACGAACAACTTCGGCGTCCGCTGGACGGTGACCCGCGACTTCGGCTCCGGCGGCCCGTTCTCGCTCCCCGTCTCCACGCAGGACGGCATCCGGGTCTACCTCGACGGCACCCGCAAGGTCGACATCTGGAAGAACGTGTCCTCGACGGTGAAGAAGACCGTCAACATCACCGTCCCGGCCGGAAAGCACACCCTGCGGGTGGACTACGTCAACTGGACAGGGACAGCGAACGTCAAGTTCGCCTACACCCCCCGCACCACGGCCACCGTCGACAAGGTCAAGCCCCTCACCCCGACGGGCACGGCCGTCACGTACGACACAGCCACCGGCAAGGCGAAGCTCACCTGGTCCAAGAACAAGGAGATGGACCTCGCGGGCTATCGCGTCTACCGGCGCCTCAAGGGAGCGGCGTTCCCCGCCAAGCCGCTCGCGACGACGACGTCCACCTCGTACACGGACTCGACCCTCCCCGTGACGGGCGAGGCGTACTACTACTACGAGGTCCGCGCCTACGACAAGGCCGGCAACGAGTCCACGGGCACCGCCGACAAGCTCGTCACCACCGCCGACCTCACCGCCCCCGCCGTGCCCACCGGGCTGGACACCTCCATCTCGGTGAACGGAATCCCGATCGAGTGGACCGCGGTCGCCGGGGCGACGTCGTACAACGTGTACCGGGCGCCGAGCGGGAGCAGCACGTACGCCAAGGTCGGGGACACGACCAAGGCCTCGTACCTGGACACCTCGGCGGTGGAGGAGAGCACCTACCTCTACCGGGTGACCGCCCTGGACGCGGCGGGCAACGAGTCCGCCCGCTCCGCCGCCGTCGAGGCCACCCGCCCGGACAGCACCGCACCACCCGCGGTGACCGGGCTGTCGGCCACGCCGACCGAGTACGGCTTCTCGCTGGCCTGGGACCCGAACCCGGCGCCCGACCTCGGGCGGTACGTCGTCTACCGGGGTGAACTCCTGGGCGACGACGAGGAGAAGGTCTGCTCCGTGCACGAGGTGGAGTGGCTGTCCGCCGCCACCACGTCGTACGAGTACGCGACCCTGCCCGACGGCGAAGAGGCCTGCTTCTTCATCGACGCGTACGACGACAACTGGTGGTCCGCCTGGAAGACGACCGGCGAGGCCAACATCATCACGGCGACGGAACTCGACATGACGCCGAGCGTCGCGACTCCGGAGGGCTCCCCGCTGGAACTGGACGCGTCCGGAGCGGAAGGCGACGAGGGCAACTACCTCGACTGGAACTGGAGCGCCAGTTCCCAGGAGACGACGGGCTACCGCGTCTACCGCTGGAACCCCGCCACCGAGGCGTACGAGAAGATCGCCGACGTCGGCAGCGGTGTCACCTACTACTACGACACCGGCGCCCGGCGCGGCACCACGTCCTTCTACTGGGTGACCACCCTGGCCGCAGACGGCACCGAATCCGTACCGGCGGGCGACTGGGCGGCCACGGCGCCTGCGCAGTGACCTGAGCGACACAGAAGGGGTCGGGGGGTGACCAACCTTCCGGCCCCTTGCCGCAGTTGGGCCGCCATTCGGACAGTGACGGCCCCCTCGCTACTTCCCCGGCCTCGCAGGCCCCGTGATCGCCTCCGTGATGGCGAAGCCCTTGGCGGGCCCTTCGGGGATGGTGACCTCGGTGCCGTACGACACTCGGTGCACGCCCACCCAGTCGGCCTTCTCGGGGCGGGGTTCGGTGAGGACGGTTACGGTGCCCTGGTCGTCGTAGTCATCGATGATGACGTAGACGGGGATGCTCGCACGGGCGTACTCCCGGCGCTTCTTCACGCGGTCGCGGTCCTGGTTGCGCTTGCCTGGGGAGACGACCTCAACGACGAGTCGAACTGCCGCAGCAGTGAGCCCGAGGCCATCATCCGTTACGTAGCGCTCCGTATCCCTGACCGTGACGAACAGGTCGGGCACCCACGCGCCGCCGTGGTGAAAGATGTTCGTGTCGTTCCGGGTGGCGAAGTCCCCACCCCTCAGGAACTCCCCCAGCGCCTCCTTGAGCTGGTAGATGATCTCGCTGTGCGAATAGCGGCCGGTGGGTGACACCTCGATGGCTCCCTCGATGATCTCAGCGCGGTAGCCCTCGGGGAGTTCCATGGCCTTCCATGCCTGCCACAGGACCTCGTCCAACTCTGAAACGGACGGGGTGGGCGACGGGGTGGGCTCGGACTCGGTCCTGGTCTCAGGCATGGTCTCGGGCCTCTCGTGCGCAAGAGCGGTCAAGGTGCGGCACCTCCTCCTCAAGTGTGGGCTTGGCGTCGTTGAGGCACAAGCAACGCCGTCACGGTAGGCAGCCATATGGGCTCACCTGCGGAAACGACTCAGCCCGCCAACCCCAGTTCGAACCACACCCCCTTCGCATACCGCCCCGCCCGCTCAGCCGCGACGCCCCACATGTCAGCCACCTCCTCCACCAGGGCTAGCCCACGCCCCCAACAGGCGACGGCACCCGCCACGGGGTGCGCCACAACCGGTGGATCAGGGCTCTCGTCGAAGACGCTCACGTGGAGTCGGGCGGGGGTCAGGCGGATACGGACCATTGCGGTGCCCTTGGTGTGCAGGTGGACGTTCGTGACGAGTTCCGAGGTGCACAGGGCGGCGGGCATGACGAGGGGTTCGCGGTCGTGGGTGAACAGGACGGCGCGTACGAAGTCCCGGCACACGCGGGGTGCGGTGGCGTCCGCGGGGGCGAACAGGCTGTATTCGTGCGTGAGTTGGGCGGGGCGGTGGGCGGCGCGGCGGGCAGGGTCCATGGGGGTCGGCTCCCGTCGGGGGTGGGGGGATGGCTGGCCCGTGCCCTGCGATGGCTCTGTCCGCGCGCTCCTGGTGGGAGGGGCGGGTGCTCTGTCGGCTTGCGGGCAGGGGGAGTTGGTTGATTCCGGTGAGTCACCTGCTTCACACTCACGGTAGGGCAGATGGGCTTTCATGAACAACCTAATCGCCACTATCGGTGGACCAACCCCCGCGATCAGGGCAGACTTCGGGGAAGTCGGCAAGGAGAGTCACGTGGGACTTCGCACCACCATCAGCGAGCGTCAACGGCGCCTCGGCTTCGAACTCAAACACCTGCGCGAGAAGGCGGGATTGACCGCAGGAGAAGCAGCTGAGCGGATCAACATGGGCCGTGTTCAGCTGAGCCAGATCGAAACCGCGAAGACGAGCATCCTGACCGGACGACTCCGCGAGCTCTGCCACCTCTACGGATGTACAGATACGACGTATATCGAGGCCCTCGTCGCCACGTCCGAGGCAACCGGTAGAGGATGGTGGAGTGCGTACAAGAAACGCCGAGGACTCGACGCCCTCAACACCGCAGAACTGGAGGCGGATTGCACCACCCTTCGGATGCACCAGTCACTGTTCATCCCGGGGCTCTTCCAGACCGCCGACTACGCGCGAGCCATCTTCACCAGCCCTGGCCTGGGCTTCGAACGCAGCGCAGGCGCCCTGGAGTTCCGCATGGAACGGCAGCAGGTACTCACCCGCGAGAATCCGCCCTCCGTGCACGCGGTGATCCATGAGTCCGCCCTGCACATGCGGTTCGGCGGAGCCAAGGTGGTTCGCGAGCAGCTGCTGCACCTCGTGGAACTCGCGCGCCTGCCCAACGTCACCATCCAGATCTATCCGTTCAGCGCCCAGGCGTACGCGGCACTCAGCGGCAACTTCGTCCACGTCATCCCAGGACACCCGGAGTTGGGCACCGTCCTGCTCGAACAGCCCGTCGGACTCCAGTACTTGGGCGACAGGCCGAGCCTGGACCGGTACGAGGACCTGTTCCAGCACCTGGCCGAGAACGCCCTCGCCCCCATCGACGTATCGTTGGCCCCAGATGCACACTCTGTGAAGGACTCGCTGGCACTCATCCAGCACGTTCTCTACACGCTCTAGGGAGGCCCCCGATGCCCGAACTGAACTGGCAGAAGTCAACGTTCAGCGGAGGCCCAGAAGGCGAGTGCCTCTACGTCGCCACCGCCCCCGACGGAACCCTCCACCTCCGCGAGAGCGACACCCCGGACGACATCCTCCACACCGCCCCGCGGGGCCTCGCCGCGCTGCTCCGGCACATCAAGAGGACGAACCCGCCTCAGCACTGATGGCGCCGACGGCGATCGGACAAGTCCGCGGGCCGGCCGCCGGTCAATCGGCAGGCAGGCCGAACCAACGCAGGAGTACGGGTCGCGCGTCGTCGGGGGCATCCTCGGGACCGCGGGCATAGCGCGCGAGCAGTGCCAGATAGTCGTCATGGAAGGCGTCCAGCTCACCCTTCGTGAGATGGATGAGGCTGCGTGAGCCCCGCATCCAGCCTTCGGACTCCGCCTGTCCGGCGGTGAACTGCCGGGCCAGCTCGACGTCCTCCTCCATCCTCATGCGATCCAGCTCGGCCGACATGGCGCGCTCGGCCTCCGTCAGCTCATCCTGCGGCGGTCTGCGGATGTCGAGGCCGCGCACCCCGCGCCACCAGCGCTCACGCCCGGTGGAGCGCTCGGGGATGTCCTCGATGAGGCCACTGCGCTCCAGCATGCGCAGGTGATAGCTGAGCGTCCCGGTGTTTTCGCCGAGGGCGGCGGCCAGCGTGGTCGAGGTGGCCGGGCCCGCCGTGCCGAGGTGGCGCAGGATGCGCAGCCGCAGGGGGTGCGCGAGGGCCTTGAGCACCTCGGGGCTGTCGACCGTGCGCCGATCCGTGGCTTCCGCTCCGCGCTCTTCCGTCATGGCGGCAGTCTATCCGGATCGCAGCAATTTCTCTGCAGACCTTTCTCTGCAGAGAAAGGTCTGCAATGCTGGATGCGTGACACCGAACCGAGAGACCTTGAATCGCACAGTCCGCCGCTTCACGAGTGCTGCCGCGGGGGCCCTGCTTGCCGCCCTCGCCCTGGGCGCCGCACCCGCACACGGAGCTGAACGGGCAGCGGATCCGCCCGAGTTCGACTTCTCCGCCTGCCCGACCGCCGGTGAGCTGCCCGCAGGTGCGGACCCCGGGACCTGGCGCTGCGAGGTCATGCACGCCACGGGGCATCTACGCATGGGCGCCATCGACGAGCCGCTCACCGAACCCATGACGATCACCTTTGCGGAAGGCCGTGTGGACGGTGAGTTCCGCCAGGTCTTCGGGCAGATGACGGCTGCGCCGATCCGGGTGGGAGGGACCCCGTTGACCCTGACTCCGCAGTACGGCGGCTACTCGGACTTCCTGTCCGACGACACCCGGCGCGGCGAGTTCGACATCAAGTTCGCCATAAGCACGGCGCACGGGGTGCCGACCCGGCCGTCGTCGCACTGCTCAGTGGGCAGCGATGAGGACGCGGTCCACCTCGTACTCAAGGACACCGATCCCACCCGGGTGATATCCACGGATCCCCTGGTCGTCACCTTCGGCGCCCAGGACACGGAGTTCGCCGCCCCGGGCACGAGTGGCTGCGGCCCCCTGCGCCGCACACTCGACCGAGCCCTGGGCCTGCCGTCCGCGTCGGGGGCGAACGCCTTCGACATGGACGTCACGGTGGCCATCCGGCCCTACATATAGACCGGTTCGGTGAGTCATTGCCGGTACCTGTGACCCACGGGCACCCTCGCCGCACCGCGCCCCGCCGGACGAATCCGGCGAGGCGCGATAGCGGAACCCCTCATCCACCAACCGTCAGCAGTAAGCCTTGGCCGCCTTCTTGGCGGTACCCCTGGCCGGTGCCTCGGTGCACTTCACGCCGCCCTCGGTCTGGACGCTCCAGCTGCGGGCCTTGCCGTACGCCTTCTTGCCGTAGCCGGTCCCGCTACCGTTGCAGGTCTTGGCCTCCCAGTAGCCGGAGGCCTTCTTCACACCGCTGAAGACGACATACGTGCCGGACTTGTTGAAGTTGAACTCGACCGACTCACTGGTCTCCTTCGTCTTCTCTCCGGCCTTGGTCAGAGTGCCGGAGACGTGGGCGTCCATGCTGGAGATGACCCACTGCGCCGAGTAGCTGGCACCGGCGGTGATCTCACGGCCGGAGCTCACGGTCGAGCGATAGGTGGCCGACTTCGTGTACTTGCCGGTGCCGTCCTGAGGGATGTTGATCTGCTTGGCGTGGGTGATGACCCACGCCGACGACAGCGAGGTCCAGGTGGCGTGCTTGTAGCCGGGCTCACAGATGATCGGCGCGGCGCTGGCCACACCGGCCGGCAAGCCCACCATCAGCAGGGCTGCGATACCGGTCGTGGCCATGGTCGCCGTCAGTCGCTTGTTCAATGCAAACTCCCCGTTTGGTGATCCATGCCCCGAACAACTTGTCGGGGCACGGCCAAATAGAAGCAGTCGCATTAGCGACGCGCAAGAAGATTTCCGGGCTCGAACGAAATCCGGCGTAGCGTCGAATAGCCTTGCCCATCAGGCATGTTGGCGAATCGACACACCGCCGCGATCGATCAATGACAATCATGACCATTCACTAACACAAACAGGACAAGGCCGCGACGGCCGACATGCCCCACGCGTACAAGGTGCGGGCACTGAACGCGGCCTCGCCCGGCGCGGAGTCCGCACTGTCCCCCTGAGGTGTCGGCGACCCCCGGCGGCCTGACGGTCAAACGCGCGCAAGATCCGTACAACCAAGCCGCGTCCTCACGAGTCCTGATCGTCAACGGCTTTGCCCGCCGTTGACGATCAGGAGCGAAGGAACGCATGAACCCAGCGAGACCCACGACGGCCGCAGTCGCCGGCACCGTCGTGCTCATCACCGCGGCCGGCCTGCTCGTGGCCGCCAACTCCGCCTCCGCCGCGACGAGTTGCGCATCACCGGTCTACAAACGGCAGTTCTTCGCGAACACCAACTTCTCCGGTACGCCGAAGAAGACCGACTGCGATACGGCCATCGACCAGAACTGGGGCACGGGTGCGCCCGCCTCCGGCATGCCGACCAACAATTTCGGCGTCCGCTGGACGGTGACCCGCGACTTCGGCTCCGGCGGCCCCTTCGCCCTCCCCGTCTCCACCCAGGACGGCATCCGCGTCTACCTCGACGGCACCCGCAAGGTCGACATCTGGAAGAACGTGTCGTCCACGGTGAAGAAGACCGTCAACGTCACCGTCCCCAAGGGCAAGCACACCCTCCGCGTCGACTACGTCAACTGGACCGGCACCGCGAACGTCAAGTTCGCCTACACGCCCAGGACTTCGGCCACCGTCGACAAGGTCAAGCCCCTCACCCCGACGGGCACAGCGGTCACGTACGACAAGACCACCGGCAAAGCCAAGCTCACCTGGACGAAGAACAAAGAGCTGGACCTCGCGAGCTACCGCGTCTACCGGCGCCTTCAGGGCAGCACCACCTGGACCAAGCTCACCACCACGACCGCCACCTCGTACACCGACACGACCCTGCCGAAGACGGGCAAGACGTACTACTACGAGGTCCGCGCCTACGACAAGGCGGGCAACTCCTCGGCCGGAAGCGCCGACAAGCCCGTCACCACCGTGGACAAGACCCCGCCGGCCGCGCCGTTCGTCGAGATGGACGCGTGCGCGTCCCTCGAGCCCTACGCGGCCCCGCAGCTCGTCACCACCGCGGAGAACAAGGCCGACATCGCCTGGTACGAGATGCAGCGGCTGAACGCCGCCACCGGCGCCTGGAGCACCATCTACTCCGGTGCCAAGGGCGCGATCTGCGACACCGGGTACCGCTTGGACGGCAGCAAGGTCACCTACCGCGGGCGGGCCCGTGACGCCGCCGGGAACTGGTCCGCGTACTCGGCCGCCACCACGGTCACCACCTCCGACCTGACGCCGCCGGCACCCGTCACCGACGCCCGCGTCGAGTACGAGTCGGGCGTTCCCCACCTGGTGTGGTCGACCGCCGACGAGGCCGCCTCGTACCAGGTCCTGCAGTACGTGCCGTCCACCGGCGGGTACATCGACGCCCTGGCCGCGAGCACGGGTACGACGGTCACCACGACGACCGCGACGGACGTCGTCCCGATGCAGCGGCTGGCCGTCTCCGACACCTACCGGTATGTGGTCCGGGCGGTGGACACGGCCGGTAACGCTGCCGCGCCGGCAGAGGTCGAACTCGCCCTGGCGGAACGGCCGGAGCCCGTCACCGCCCACAAGGTGACCGCGGCCGCGTACGGCCAATGGGGCGTGCAGCTGGACTGGCGCACCTCCGACCCCTGGGGGATCGACGACAGCACGCGATCCTCCTTCCGGATCCTGCGGACGGACACCACGACCGGGACCAGCACCGTCGTGGACCAGTGCGTCTCCCACATGTCGCCCGACAGCGGGACGCTCGAATCCCCGTACACGTACACGCTCTCGTGGGCCTCCGGCACCGACCCCGCCTACGCCAAGGGCAGCTCCACCGCCATCTCCTCCTGCCTGGACGCCTCCGGCGAGTCCGAGACCGCCTACGAGTACCGCGTCATCGCGGTCGACTCCTACGGGCACGCCTCGGAGCCCAGCACGGCCTCGGCGACGGCCACCACGCCGGACACCCTGCGGCCAGGGCCCGTCACCGACCTGACTGCGGAGCAGATCCCGATGGGTGTGCGGCTCACCTGGACGGCCCCGACCGACGACCCCGACCCGGTCCAGGGATACCTGGTGTGGCAGGGCAGCACCGATCCGGACACCGGCGAGACGGTCTGGAAGCGCAACTGCTGGGGCGGGGACTCCCTGGGCGAGACCGAGATCCTGTGCGCGACCGTCCCCGACGGGAAGGAGCACGTGTACCGGGTGGTCGGGTACGACTACCAGCCGGGCACGGACGCGGGCGTGGAGGACTACGACGAGTCGGAGTACATCCCGATGAGCTACCACCCGGTGGACGTGCGGGTCACCCTGCCCGACACCCGGCCACCGGGATGGACGGGCACCGGGGTCGGCGAGGCCCCGTACCCGAACCTCTACCGGAGCTGCAACGACAGCCTGTTCTCGACCGTTCCCTGCACGGTGTACCTGGGTTACGACTACCGGGTGGAGCGGTGGGACCCGGCCGGCGGGGCATGGTCCACGCTCGACGCGGGGGTGGTGAGCGACTCGTGGCCCGTGTCCTCCACGGACACGACCGTGTACGCGGACCGTCTGGGCCTCTACTACTACCGCGTGGTGTACATCAGCCCCGAGGGGGTCGAGGAGACCGTGCGGAGCGAGGCGTACGGGATCTGGGCCAGCTGGTTCTGACCCGAGCGGAGTGCCGCGTACGACGAAGGGGCCCGGAGGTTCAACCTCCGGGCCCCTTCACGCAGTTCGGCTACTCCGGCGACCGCTTCGGCCGCCACACCACCAGCGCACTCGTCTGCTGAACCTCCTGGTACGGAACCAGGTCGCGGCGGTACGAGGCGTGGACCGCCGCCTCGCGCTGCTGCATCGCGGCTGCCGCGCCGTCCACCGCCGACTGGAGTTCGGCGACGCGCTGCTGGAGCGCGGCGACCTGGTTCTCCAGCTCGATGATGCGCTTGATGCCGGCGAGGTTGATGCCCTCGTCCTGCGACAACGCCTGGACGGCGCGCAGCAGTTCGATGTCGCGGGCCGAGTAGCGCCGGCCGCGCCCGGCCGTGCGGTCGGGAGAGACCAGGCCGAGGCGGTCGTACTGACGCAGGGTCTGCGGGTGCAGGCCGGAGAGCTGGGCCGCCACCGAGATGACGTAGACCGGCGTCTCCTCGGTCAGTTCGTACGGGTTGCGTCGACGGCCGGTTCCATCCATGGCGTCCTCATGCTCCCTTCGCGGCCTGGAACAGCTCCGCCCGCGGGTCCTCTCCCGCGGTCGCCTCGCGATACGCCTCCAGGGCGTCACGAGCCTTGCCCGACACGTCCGTGGGGACCGACACCTCGACGGTGACCAGCAGGTCTCCGCGGGTGCCGTCCTTGCGGACCGCGCCCTTGCCGCGGGCGCGCATGGTGCGGCCGTTCGGCGTGCCCGGCGGCAGCTTCAGGGTCACCGCGGGTCCGCCCAGGGTGGGCACCTTGACCTCGCCGCCGAGGGCCGCCTCCGCGAAGGTGACGGGGACGGTGACGGTGAGGTTGTCGCCCTTGCGGCCGAAGACCGGGTGGGCATCGACGTGGACGGTGACGTACAGGTCGCCCGCGGGGCCGCCCCGTTCACCCGGGGCGCCCTTGCCACGGAGGCGGATGCGCTGGTTGTCGCTGACGCCGGCCGGGATACGGACCTGCATCGTGCGCGAGGACTTGGCGCGGCCGCTGCCGCTGCAGACCTCGCAGGGGGTCTCCGCGATCAGACCGCGGCCCTTGCAGTCGGGGCAGGGGTCGGTGAGGGAGAACCCGCCGCCGGAGCCCCGGGCGACCTGGCCGGTGCCGACGCACGTCGGGCACACGCGGGGTGTGCCGTTCGCGTCGCCGGTGCCCGAACACGCCTTGCAGGGCGCCTGGGAGGTCATCCGCAGCGGAACCGTCGCGCCGTCCACCGCCTCGGTGAAGCTGAGCGTCACCTCGGTGTCGATGTCCTGGCCGCGCCGGGGCTGCGTACGGGTACCGGTGGTGGCGCCGCCGCGGTTGAACAGCCCGCCGAACACGTCGCCGATCCCGCCGCCGAAGCCGCCGCCCTGCGGACCGCCGCCCTGGGTGCCGCCTCCGAAGAGGTCACCCAGGTCGAAGTTGAAGTTGCCGCCGCCGGCACCGGGGCCCGGACGGAAGCCGCCGTTGCCGAAGAGGGCGCGTGCCTCGTCGTACTCCTTGCGCTTCTTGGGGTCCCCGAGGATGTCGTTCGCCTCGGAGATCTCCTTGAAGCGCTCCTCCGCCTTGGCGTTGCCCTTGTTGGCGTCCGGGTGGAACTCGCGGGCGAGCTTCCGGTACGCCTTCTTGATCTCGGCCTCGGTGGCGTCCTTGGGGACGCCGAGGACCTTGTAGTAGTCCTTCTCGATGAAGTCCTTGGTGCTCATCCTCGACGTCCCTCCTCTCTCATACGTTCAACGTCAGCCCTCGTCCGGGCCACCGCTCTCCTTGTCGTCCGCCGCGTCGGCCGCCGTGTCCTCGGACTTGACGGGCTGCGCACCGGGCTGGGGCTCGGCGACGGCCACCCGCGCGGGGCGGATGGTGCGCTCGCCGAAGCGATACCCCGGCTGCAGAATCGCCACGCACGTCGTCTCCGTGACGTCCGGCGCGTACGAGTGCATCAGGGCCTCGTGGATCATCGGGTCGAAGGGCTCGCCCTCCTTGCCGAACTGCTGAAGTCCCATCTTCGCCGCGACGGACTCCAGCGACTCGGCCACCGACTTGAAGCCGCCGACCAGTTCGCCGTGGTCCCGCGCGCGGTTGATGTTGTCGAGCACCGGCAGGAGCTCGGTCAGGAGGTTCGCGATGGCGACCTCCTTGACCGCGATCCGGTCGCGCTCGACCCGGCGGCGGTAGTTCTGGTACTCGGCCTGGAGCCGCTGGAGGTCCGCCGTGCGCTCGCCGAGCGCCGTACGCACCTGGTCCAGCTGGGCCGTCAGACCGGCCAGTTGTGCCTGTGCTGCTGCTGATTCGTCCCCGGCCGGGGCCGCCCCCGAAGGGGCGGCCGTCGGCTCGGCGTCGTCAGGGGTGGCGCCGGAAGGGACGTCAGGCTTCTCTTCGAAGCCCGGGGTCTCCTCCGTCACGCGGCACCGTCCTTGCGGTCACGGTCCTCGTCGACGATCTCCGCGTCGACCACGTCGTCGTCGGACCTCGGCGCCTCGGCACCGGGGGCGTCACCCGCGGCCTGTGCGGCGTTGGCGTCGGCGTACATCGCCTGGCCGAGCTTCTGCGAGACCGCCGCGACCTTCTCGGTGGCGGTGCGGATCTCGGCGGTGTCCTCGCCCTTGAGCGCGGCCTTCAGCTCCTCGACGGAGGCCTCGACCTCGGTCTTGACCTCGCCGGGGACCTTGTCCTCGTTGTCCTTGAGGAACTTCTCCGTCTGGTAGACGAGCTGCTCGCCCTGGTTGCGGGACTCGGCGGCCTCGCGGCGGGCGTGGTCCTCCTCCGCGTACTTCTCGGCCTCTTCGCGCATCCGGTTGACCTCGTCCTTCGGCAGCGAGGAGCCACCGGTGACGGTCATCTTCTGCTCCTTGCCCGTGCCAAGGTCCTTGGCCGTGACGTGCATGATGCCGTTGGCGTCGATGTCGAAGGCGACCTCGATCTGCGGGACACCACGCGGGGCCGGCGGCAGGCCGGTCAGCTCGAACATCCCGAGCTTCTTGTTGTACGCCGCGATCTCGCGCTCGCCCTGGTAGACCTGGATCTGCACGGAGGGCTGGTTGTCCTCGGCGGTGGTGAAGATCTCGGACCGCTTGGTCGGGATCGTCGTGTTCCGCTCGATGAGCTTCGT harbors:
- a CDS encoding fibronectin type III domain-containing protein; this translates as MRPVRRSGAAIAIALATASTGGLLTAAAAPASAATTCASPVYKRQFFANTTFSGTPKKTDCDAAIDQNWGTAAPASGLPANNFGVRWTVTRDFGSGGPFSLPVSTQDGIRVYLDGTRKVDIWKNVSSTVKKTVNITVPAGKHTLRVDYVNWTGTANVKFAYTPRTTATVDKVKPLTPTGTAVTYDKTTGKAKLTWSKNKEMDLAGYRVYRRLKGSTTWTKLTTTTATSYTNTPPTTGDTYYYEVRAIDKAGNESGGTADKAVTTVDKTAPGRVTGVSALGTTAGNAITWQASSKDVDHYEVWAAPVGQQDLDGPAFVFETSYTDPIADAGTAYGYTLQAVDGSGNISPISEPVTVTRPVASTAPVPSAVKGTPADAFTNVTWTAAEDPDAVVTGFHVYRRTSPNGAWALVAGAGASATSYEDRSAPKGNAYYYVAGVDSNGADSEPSEAAVVDRLTPATATGPLAPQLTLVSSGSTRSPIQVGIKPGAGDEGRLLSHYSWNISGACGDSGLGGRTTTSTIAWTPPYSGPCMVSVFAVDAYGRTGEKGSWLEFTVGR
- a CDS encoding PA14 domain-containing protein translates to MNPARRTTATVATALVLATAGGLLIAAPASAATTCASPVYKRQFFANTTFSGTPKKTDCDTAIDQNWGTAAPASGLPTNNFGVRWTVTRDFGSGGPFSLPVSTQDGIRVYLDGTRKVDIWKNVSSTVKKTVNITVPAGKHTLRVDYVNWTGTANVKFAYTPRTTATVDKVKPLTPTGTAVTYDTATGKAKLTWSKNKEMDLAGYRVYRRLKGAAFPAKPLATTTSTSYTDSTLPVTGEAYYYYEVRAYDKAGNESTGTADKLVTTADLTAPAVPTGLDTSISVNGIPIEWTAVAGATSYNVYRAPSGSSTYAKVGDTTKASYLDTSAVEESTYLYRVTALDAAGNESARSAAVEATRPDSTAPPAVTGLSATPTEYGFSLAWDPNPAPDLGRYVVYRGELLGDDEEKVCSVHEVEWLSAATTSYEYATLPDGEEACFFIDAYDDNWWSAWKTTGEANIITATELDMTPSVATPEGSPLELDASGAEGDEGNYLDWNWSASSQETTGYRVYRWNPATEAYEKIADVGSGVTYYYDTGARRGTTSFYWVTTLAADGTESVPAGDWAATAPAQ
- a CDS encoding Uma2 family endonuclease is translated as MPETRTESEPTPSPTPSVSELDEVLWQAWKAMELPEGYRAEIIEGAIEVSPTGRYSHSEIIYQLKEALGEFLRGGDFATRNDTNIFHHGGAWVPDLFVTVRDTERYVTDDGLGLTAAAVRLVVEVVSPGKRNQDRDRVKKRREYARASIPVYVIIDDYDDQGTVTVLTEPRPEKADWVGVHRVSYGTEVTIPEGPAKGFAITEAITGPARPGK
- a CDS encoding ATP-binding protein, whose amino-acid sequence is MDPARRAAHRPAQLTHEYSLFAPADATAPRVCRDFVRAVLFTHDREPLVMPAALCTSELVTNVHLHTKGTAMVRIRLTPARLHVSVFDESPDPPVVAHPVAGAVACWGRGLALVEEVADMWGVAAERAGRYAKGVWFELGLAG
- a CDS encoding helix-turn-helix domain-containing protein, producing MGLRTTISERQRRLGFELKHLREKAGLTAGEAAERINMGRVQLSQIETAKTSILTGRLRELCHLYGCTDTTYIEALVATSEATGRGWWSAYKKRRGLDALNTAELEADCTTLRMHQSLFIPGLFQTADYARAIFTSPGLGFERSAGALEFRMERQQVLTRENPPSVHAVIHESALHMRFGGAKVVREQLLHLVELARLPNVTIQIYPFSAQAYAALSGNFVHVIPGHPELGTVLLEQPVGLQYLGDRPSLDRYEDLFQHLAENALAPIDVSLAPDAHSVKDSLALIQHVLYTL
- a CDS encoding DUF397 domain-containing protein — encoded protein: MPELNWQKSTFSGGPEGECLYVATAPDGTLHLRESDTPDDILHTAPRGLAALLRHIKRTNPPQH
- a CDS encoding ArsR/SmtB family transcription factor, with protein sequence MTEERGAEATDRRTVDSPEVLKALAHPLRLRILRHLGTAGPATSTTLAAALGENTGTLSYHLRMLERSGLIEDIPERSTGRERWWRGVRGLDIRRPPQDELTEAERAMSAELDRMRMEEDVELARQFTAGQAESEGWMRGSRSLIHLTKGELDAFHDDYLALLARYARGPEDAPDDARPVLLRWFGLPAD